In Bacteroidales bacterium, a single genomic region encodes these proteins:
- a CDS encoding DNA-3-methyladenine glycosylase — protein MNQEANHRLGRDFFIRDATEVAPALIGKTLVRFFPDGRTIRRLITEVEIYRGEEDEACHASKGVTTRNRVMYSEGGLVYVYLIYGMYWMLNFVTGPEGHPQAVLIRGIDGFDGPGKLTRALEVDGSFYGEDLTRSERIWVEEGIKNFRIGKGKRIGIDYAGEKWRSKPWRYFLKKS, from the coding sequence GGGATGCGACAGAGGTTGCTCCTGCACTGATTGGGAAGACGCTTGTCCGATTTTTCCCGGATGGAAGAACAATCCGGCGATTGATTACGGAGGTTGAGATTTACCGGGGTGAAGAAGACGAAGCCTGCCATGCCAGCAAAGGAGTGACTACCAGGAACAGAGTGATGTATTCCGAAGGGGGGCTGGTATATGTTTATTTAATTTATGGGATGTACTGGATGCTGAATTTTGTCACCGGTCCGGAAGGACATCCCCAGGCGGTATTAATCAGGGGTATAGATGGGTTTGATGGCCCCGGTAAACTGACCCGTGCCCTGGAGGTAGACGGAAGTTTTTATGGCGAAGACCTCACCCGGTCAGAACGCATCTGGGTTGAAGAGGGCATAAAAAATTTCAGAATTGGCAAAGGGAAGAGAATTGGGATTGATTATGCCGGCGAAAAATGGCGATCGAAGCCCTGGCGTTATTTTCTGAAAAAATCGTAA